A region from the Muribaculum gordoncarteri genome encodes:
- a CDS encoding TrkH family potassium uptake protein: MTWNRALRHSRTAITAISGLLEVLSVIAAIGCLLCATLYIGFEREANELRTLLVYFRTFQCIFLAKVLFNLIFNLKNTIENTRVIKWIVDITLLSTLLPALYPRPANPWIPWLEDVLYSNKFLLGILVAFAIVEISYFVIRIMGKRTNPSLILSCSFLFFIFLGSFLLMMPRCTYHGIGYIDSLFVSTSAVCITGLTTIDVASTFTPLGLLILGLLIQIGGLGVMTFTSFFALFFSGNTSVYSQLMVKDMIYSKTINALLPTLLYILGFTVIVELIGAFFIWLSIHDVLIMSTEDQIIFSIFHAVSAFCNAGFSNLPGGMANPVLMNSNQMIYIVIGIIVMAGGIGFPVLVNFKEAFIEYFRRLWRRINHGTKIGRSVHIWNVNTKIALYTTLIIFAVSTVVFFILERNNTLAGMSLYDSIVQSFFNSTTPRSSGFVSVNPANFLNVTLVIVLFLMWIGGASQSTAGGVKVNTFALILLNLKSIILGKDHVTVYDRTIAVGSIRRANAVVAISIVSYTIYSVILLLLEPQLPAKSVLFETSSALFTVGSSLGITSELGMSSKIVLCTAMFLGRVGIISLLIGVTGNRHDYPVKYPTENIIIN; encoded by the coding sequence TTGACTTGGAACCGTGCGTTGCGTCACTCCAGGACTGCGATTACAGCAATCTCGGGACTGCTTGAAGTGCTCTCGGTAATTGCAGCAATCGGATGCCTGCTATGTGCGACATTATATATAGGATTTGAACGCGAGGCTAATGAATTGCGCACGCTGCTTGTGTATTTCCGCACATTCCAGTGCATATTTCTCGCCAAAGTGCTTTTCAACCTTATTTTCAATCTGAAAAATACAATCGAAAACACCCGTGTAATCAAGTGGATAGTCGACATTACACTGCTGTCGACGCTTCTTCCCGCATTATATCCCCGCCCCGCCAATCCTTGGATTCCATGGCTCGAGGATGTCCTTTACAGCAACAAATTCCTGCTTGGCATCCTGGTGGCTTTTGCCATAGTCGAGATAAGCTATTTTGTAATCAGGATAATGGGAAAGCGCACCAACCCGTCGCTTATACTTTCATGCAGCTTCCTGTTTTTCATCTTTTTAGGGTCATTCCTGCTCATGATGCCACGATGCACCTATCACGGCATAGGTTACATCGACTCGCTCTTTGTGTCGACAAGCGCCGTTTGCATCACCGGGCTGACAACTATTGATGTAGCATCGACATTCACTCCGCTGGGACTGTTGATTCTTGGTCTTCTGATTCAGATAGGCGGATTGGGTGTGATGACTTTCACGAGCTTTTTCGCCCTGTTTTTCAGCGGTAACACATCGGTCTACAGCCAGTTGATGGTTAAGGACATGATCTACAGCAAAACCATCAACGCATTGCTGCCTACGCTGCTGTATATCCTCGGTTTTACCGTGATTGTCGAATTGATAGGAGCATTCTTTATATGGCTCTCAATTCACGATGTGCTTATCATGTCGACCGAAGATCAAATCATATTCTCGATATTTCATGCCGTTTCGGCTTTCTGTAACGCCGGATTCTCCAATCTTCCCGGCGGTATGGCAAATCCGGTGTTGATGAATTCCAATCAGATGATATACATTGTCATAGGAATAATCGTGATGGCCGGAGGTATTGGCTTCCCGGTACTTGTAAATTTCAAGGAGGCGTTTATCGAGTATTTCCGTCGATTGTGGCGCCGCATAAATCATGGGACAAAAATAGGACGCTCGGTTCACATCTGGAATGTAAACACCAAGATTGCGCTCTACACCACATTGATTATATTTGCGGTAAGCACGGTCGTGTTTTTCATTCTTGAACGTAACAACACATTGGCCGGCATGAGTCTTTACGACAGCATAGTACAGTCGTTTTTCAACTCCACAACTCCGCGAAGTTCAGGCTTTGTATCGGTCAATCCTGCCAATTTCCTTAATGTGACGCTTGTCATCGTATTGTTTCTGATGTGGATTGGAGGAGCTTCGCAGTCAACCGCCGGAGGTGTCAAGGTCAATACGTTTGCATTGATACTGCTGAATCTTAAATCGATAATACTCGGCAAGGATCATGTCACGGTATATGACCGCACTATTGCTGTAGGTTCTATAAGAAGAGCCAATGCAGTTGTGGCAATCTCGATAGTGTCCTACACCATCTACAGCGTTATATTGTTGCTGCTTGAGCCGCAACTTCCTGCCAAGAGTGTTCTATTTGAAACTTCTTCGGCGCTGTTCACCGTGGGCTCGTCGCTCGGCATTACATCGGAGCTTGGCATGAGCTCTAAAATAGTTTTATGCACCGCGATGTTTCTGGGTCGCGTGGGTATAATATCGCTTCTGATAGGTGTGACAGGCAATCGTCACGACTACCCGGTGAAATATCCAACTGAAAATATAATAATAAACTGA
- a CDS encoding potassium channel family protein codes for MRYLIIGLGIYGSNLATDLTDMGHEVIGADHNPTLVEQVKDKISTAYIIDSTDEAALSVLPLKTVDLVIVAIGENFGASVKTVALLRKLGVKRIYARAVDDIHETILQGFKVDRILTPEQRAARELTRELELGCTVDSLRIDADHYVIKFDVPDFYYGMKYEELNFEADYGIKLISISRPAPRRNIIGVTNDVPMIVADPDADFRIEKGDVFTIMGTQRQFRDLFNHIK; via the coding sequence ATGCGTTATCTGATAATAGGACTCGGAATATATGGCTCCAATCTTGCCACCGACCTTACCGACATGGGACACGAGGTAATAGGAGCCGATCACAACCCCACTCTTGTCGAACAGGTGAAGGATAAGATTTCAACGGCCTATATAATCGACTCGACCGATGAAGCGGCACTTTCGGTATTGCCGTTAAAGACCGTCGACCTCGTGATCGTGGCTATCGGCGAGAACTTCGGCGCAAGTGTCAAAACCGTGGCGCTGTTGCGAAAACTCGGCGTGAAACGCATATATGCACGTGCCGTCGACGACATTCATGAAACGATATTGCAGGGATTTAAAGTCGACCGAATACTTACTCCCGAACAACGTGCCGCCCGTGAGCTCACGCGTGAACTGGAACTGGGTTGCACTGTTGACTCACTTCGCATTGACGCCGACCACTATGTGATAAAATTCGATGTCCCCGACTTCTACTATGGCATGAAGTATGAGGAGCTGAATTTTGAGGCGGATTATGGAATAAAGCTCATATCAATATCTCGACCTGCTCCGCGACGCAATATTATCGGTGTAACCAATGATGTGCCTATGATTGTTGCCGATCCCGATGCCGATTTCCGCATAGAAAAAGGCGATGTGTTCACCATTATGGGTACACAACGCCAATTTCGAGATTTGTTCAATCACATAAAATAA
- a CDS encoding Dabb family protein produces MVKHIVTFKLNGTQEERRQVAESFKAALMALPEKIEVLHSMEVGINENPAEDWDVVLTAIVNTMDDVAVYAKHPAHVAAASLLAGHKESRACVDYEF; encoded by the coding sequence ATGGTAAAACATATAGTAACATTCAAGCTCAACGGCACTCAAGAGGAGCGTCGCCAAGTGGCTGAAAGCTTCAAGGCAGCATTGATGGCTCTACCCGAAAAAATCGAAGTGCTTCACTCAATGGAGGTCGGCATAAATGAAAATCCGGCCGAGGACTGGGATGTAGTCCTGACTGCAATAGTGAACACGATGGACGATGTTGCCGTGTATGCCAAGCATCCCGCCCATGTTGCCGCAGCATCACTCCTTGCCGGACACAAGGAGTCGCGTGCATGCGTCGACTATGAGTTTTAG
- a CDS encoding ABC-F family ATP-binding cassette domain-containing protein: MIAVNNLGIQFGKRILFQDVNLKFTPGNCYGIIGANGAGKSTLMRILSDQLSPTHGTVTQGPGERMSVLEQDHFKFDDCTVMDTVLQGHTVLWDIIKEKDAIYAKADFSDEDGVRAAELEEKFAELEGWNAESDAAALLSGLGIKEDKHYTLMKDMSGNEKVRVLLAKALFGNPDNLLLDEPTNDLDLETVAWLEDYLSKFENTVLVVSHDRHFLDSVCTHTLDIDYNKVTLFAGNYSFWYESSQLALKQQQQQNKKAEEKRKELLEFIQRFSANVAKSKQTTSRKKMLEKLNVEEIQPSSRRYPGIIFTPLREPGNKILEVHGLTASVDGEVLFKDVNFAIEKWDKVAFLSRDPRAMTALFEIITGNRKPDEGSYDWGQTITTAYLPLDNSSFFNTDLNLVDWLCQWSEDSSEIYLKGFLGKMLFSGEEVLKKASVLSGGEKMRCMIARMMMRDANTLVLDSPTNHLDLESIQAFNNTLQTFKGNILFASHDHEFIQTVANRIIELTPNGIIDKIMDYDDYITDERVAAARERLYNA, translated from the coding sequence ATGATAGCGGTCAATAATTTAGGTATTCAATTCGGTAAAAGAATCCTTTTCCAGGATGTAAACTTGAAGTTCACACCGGGCAACTGTTACGGCATCATCGGAGCCAACGGAGCCGGTAAATCAACCCTTATGCGCATACTCAGCGACCAACTGTCGCCTACCCACGGCACTGTGACCCAGGGTCCGGGAGAGCGTATGTCGGTTCTTGAACAGGATCACTTCAAGTTTGACGACTGCACTGTAATGGACACGGTGCTTCAAGGTCACACAGTGTTGTGGGACATCATCAAAGAGAAAGACGCCATATACGCGAAGGCCGATTTTTCGGATGAAGACGGTGTCCGCGCAGCCGAGCTTGAGGAGAAGTTTGCCGAACTTGAAGGCTGGAATGCCGAGAGCGATGCCGCCGCACTGCTCAGCGGACTCGGAATCAAGGAGGACAAGCACTACACCCTCATGAAGGACATGAGTGGTAACGAAAAGGTGCGTGTGCTGCTGGCCAAGGCACTTTTCGGCAATCCCGACAACCTGCTTCTCGACGAGCCCACCAACGACCTTGACCTTGAAACGGTAGCTTGGCTTGAGGACTACCTGTCAAAGTTTGAGAATACGGTGCTTGTCGTATCACACGACCGTCACTTCCTCGATTCGGTATGTACTCACACACTCGACATCGACTATAACAAGGTTACATTGTTTGCCGGTAACTACAGTTTCTGGTACGAGTCATCGCAGCTTGCATTGAAACAGCAGCAACAGCAAAACAAGAAAGCCGAGGAGAAGCGCAAGGAACTTCTTGAATTCATACAGCGATTCTCGGCCAATGTAGCCAAATCAAAGCAGACCACATCACGAAAGAAGATGCTCGAAAAGCTTAACGTAGAGGAGATTCAGCCTTCGTCACGCCGATATCCGGGCATCATATTCACGCCGTTGCGCGAGCCGGGCAACAAAATTCTTGAAGTACACGGACTGACTGCTTCGGTCGACGGAGAGGTGTTGTTTAAGGATGTGAACTTTGCTATCGAGAAGTGGGACAAGGTTGCATTCCTGAGCCGTGACCCGCGAGCCATGACCGCATTGTTTGAGATAATAACCGGCAATCGCAAGCCCGATGAAGGAAGCTACGACTGGGGACAGACGATAACAACCGCATATCTGCCTCTCGATAACTCTTCGTTCTTCAACACCGACCTGAACCTTGTCGACTGGCTGTGTCAATGGAGTGAGGATTCAAGCGAGATATATCTCAAGGGATTTCTCGGCAAGATGCTCTTCTCGGGCGAAGAGGTGCTTAAGAAAGCTTCGGTGCTTTCGGGAGGTGAGAAGATGCGCTGCATGATAGCCCGAATGATGATGCGTGACGCCAACACTCTCGTGCTCGACTCGCCCACCAACCATCTTGACCTTGAGTCAATCCAGGCATTCAACAACACGCTTCAGACATTCAAAGGCAACATCCTCTTTGCATCGCATGACCATGAGTTCATCCAGACCGTGGCCAACCGCATAATCGAGCTTACGCCCAACGGCATCATCGACAAGATAATGGACTATGACGACTACATCACCGACGAGCGAGTAGCCGCCGCACGTGAACGACTTTATAACGCATAA
- a CDS encoding TM2 domain-containing protein: protein MEQNQQCPPQSNDVFSPGPSGKSRGVAALLAIFLGSLGIQYFYLGKNTAGVIALVLSIITCGIPGILWLIQGIMMFTMSQADFERKFVYSTSTFPLF, encoded by the coding sequence ATGGAACAAAACCAACAATGTCCTCCTCAGAGCAATGACGTATTCTCTCCCGGTCCCTCAGGTAAAAGTCGCGGAGTAGCAGCTCTTCTGGCTATATTCCTGGGATCTCTCGGAATCCAATATTTCTATCTCGGTAAAAATACTGCAGGCGTAATAGCATTGGTGCTCAGCATCATCACTTGCGGTATTCCCGGAATTCTCTGGCTCATTCAAGGAATCATGATGTTTACAATGTCGCAGGCCGACTTTGAGCGCAAGTTTGTCTACAGCACATCCACATTCCCCTTGTTCTAA
- a CDS encoding amidophosphoribosyltransferase, whose translation MEPLKHECGVAMIRLLKPLEYYKQKYGTYLYGLNKLYLLMEKQHNRGQEGAGVGCIKMHSPAGSEYVFRERALGSGAIQEIFSSINSQLANVHINEQSNEWVESYAPFIGEVYMGHLRYSTTGRSGLNYVHPFLRRNNWCSRSLMLCGNFNMTNVDEIFNSVVEKGQHPRIYSDTVIILEQLGYALDKENNRLYHEFTEKGLDGIPRALAIEDNIDLRPVLASTAPGWDGGYVICGTLGSGDMWALRDPHGIRPAFYYYDDEVVVVASERPVIQTVFNVPRRAVNELTPGSAIIVNKAGKVSVDDILGMGRNERCSFERIYFSRGSDADIYKERKALGRNLVGKILHELDYDLAHAVFSFIPNTAEVAFIGMAEGLEKHLDRYKADRIMACNAEGTLSRDMIEKIMSQKLRIEKVAIKDIKLRTFIAEGESRNDLAAHVYDVTYGIVENDVDTLVVIDDSIVRGTTLKQSIIKMLDRLHPRKIVIVSSSPQVRYPDYYGIDMSRMGEFCAFRAVVELLKEKGMENRLEEVYNRCLEQENVDDAHLENCVKAIYAPFTDDEISAKIASMLTPDDTSAEVSIVYQSLEGLHEAVPGCPGDWYFSGNYPTPGGIRLVNRAYINYYEGNVDKR comes from the coding sequence ATGGAACCTTTGAAACACGAATGCGGAGTGGCAATGATACGCCTGCTCAAACCGCTTGAATATTATAAGCAAAAGTACGGCACCTATCTTTACGGACTCAACAAGTTGTACCTGCTGATGGAAAAACAACATAACCGCGGACAGGAGGGTGCCGGAGTTGGATGTATAAAGATGCACTCTCCGGCAGGCAGCGAATATGTGTTCCGTGAACGTGCATTGGGGTCGGGAGCGATACAGGAGATATTCTCGTCGATAAACAGTCAGCTGGCCAATGTCCACATAAATGAGCAGTCAAATGAATGGGTCGAATCCTATGCTCCGTTCATTGGCGAAGTCTACATGGGGCACCTGCGATATTCAACCACAGGAAGGAGCGGATTGAATTATGTACACCCGTTTTTGCGTCGCAACAACTGGTGCTCGCGTTCACTGATGCTTTGCGGCAACTTCAACATGACCAACGTTGACGAAATATTCAATTCAGTGGTCGAAAAAGGACAGCATCCCCGCATATACTCCGACACTGTAATAATACTTGAACAGCTTGGATATGCCCTCGACAAGGAAAACAACCGCCTCTATCATGAATTCACCGAAAAGGGGCTTGACGGAATACCTCGTGCCTTGGCAATCGAGGATAACATCGACCTGCGTCCGGTACTTGCGTCCACCGCTCCGGGATGGGATGGGGGATATGTGATATGCGGCACACTAGGCTCGGGTGACATGTGGGCCTTGCGCGATCCTCACGGCATACGCCCGGCCTTCTACTATTATGACGACGAGGTGGTGGTAGTGGCGTCGGAGCGTCCGGTAATACAGACAGTGTTCAATGTTCCGCGTCGTGCCGTAAACGAGCTTACTCCTGGAAGTGCGATAATAGTAAACAAAGCCGGCAAGGTAAGCGTGGACGACATTCTCGGAATGGGCCGGAACGAGCGGTGTTCATTTGAGCGAATCTATTTCTCAAGAGGAAGTGACGCCGACATATATAAGGAGCGCAAGGCTTTGGGCCGCAATCTTGTCGGCAAGATATTGCATGAGCTTGACTACGATCTCGCCCACGCCGTGTTCTCGTTTATCCCCAATACGGCCGAGGTTGCCTTTATAGGCATGGCCGAAGGTCTTGAAAAGCATCTCGACCGCTATAAGGCCGACAGGATTATGGCATGTAACGCCGAAGGCACATTGTCGCGTGACATGATAGAGAAGATAATGTCACAGAAACTGCGCATCGAAAAAGTAGCCATAAAGGATATAAAACTGCGCACGTTCATTGCCGAGGGAGAGTCACGCAACGACCTCGCCGCCCATGTATATGATGTGACCTACGGCATAGTCGAGAATGATGTAGACACACTTGTAGTGATTGACGATTCAATCGTGAGGGGCACCACTCTTAAGCAATCGATAATAAAGATGCTCGACAGGCTGCATCCGCGCAAAATAGTTATTGTGAGTTCATCGCCCCAGGTGCGTTATCCCGACTATTACGGCATCGATATGTCACGCATGGGTGAATTCTGTGCTTTCCGTGCGGTAGTGGAGCTACTTAAGGAAAAGGGCATGGAGAATCGGCTTGAAGAGGTTTACAATAGATGCCTTGAACAGGAGAATGTCGATGATGCGCATCTTGAGAATTGCGTAAAGGCAATCTATGCACCGTTTACCGATGATGAAATATCGGCTAAGATCGCGAGTATGCTTACGCCCGATGACACTTCGGCCGAGGTATCGATAGTGTATCAATCGCTTGAAGGGCTTCATGAAGCAGTGCCCGGATGTCCCGGAGATTGGTATTTCTCAGGTAATTATCCCACCCCCGGCGGCATAAGACTTGTCAACCGCGCCTATATCAATTATTATGAGGGTAATGTAGACAAACGATGA